The Nitrososphaerales archaeon genome segment GGATGGAACCATATAGATATCCTATTGTTTCTATAAGAACTTAACACGGTACAAAATTTTTAGTATTAAGTGGTGCAAAACAGATGCCTATGTAGGACTATTCGGAACTACTTTCTCTAATTACGCAAAAGGTCTAATATAAATCAATTAATTTTTTCTTTGTAAATGTTAAACAATGCGTTGATTATAGATGCAGCTACGGTGCTCCCTCCTTTTCTGCCCTTGTTTGTTATGTAGGGAACGTTTGCTTTAAGCAGCTCTCTCTTCGATTCAACAGATGAGACGAACCCAACCGGAATGCCAATTATCAACGCTGGTTTTACAGCATCTTCCCTAACCATCTTTATCACCTCATAAAGTGCTGTAGGTGCATTACCAATGGCTACTATACCATTGTTAATATAATCAATAGCTTTTCGCATAGACACTTCAGCCCTAGTTTTATTCAGCCGTTTGGCTTCACATGCGATGTCAGGATCAGAGATGTAGCATATGGTTTTGATTCCATGTTCCTGCAAATTCTTCTTGTTCAATCCTGCCAAAACGATATCTGAATCACCAACTATCGCGCATTTGTTTCGAATTGCCTCCAATCCTGAACTTATTGCATCTCTATGGAAAATTATCCTGTTTTCCTTGGTAAAGTCAAAGTCAGCTGTGGCGTGAATTACCCTCCTCACTATTATCCACTGCAATTCCTCGTAGTGATGCTTCCCTATCTCATTCTCAATTATCTCCATACTCTTCTTTTCAATATCAAGTGCCCTTTCAGACGCCAAACTTGCTTTCTACCTCCTTCGCCCGCTCCAATACAACATCGACTATTTTCTCATCAACACCAAGATGCCTTGCCATGTACACTCTGCTATGACTAGAATTTTTTATTGCTTTTTCTACCTCTTCCTTCACATCATGCTTGACATGTGCCCCCTTGTGCAGAAAATATGGAACAAGTACGAGTGTTTGAGGATTATTGGCAAGCGCTTGTTTTATACCCTCTTCTATGTTTGGTTTATCAAGCTCGAGAAAGCAGAAAGATACATTTCTGTAAATCTGTCGTATAGAGTTTGCGATGTAAATAAATGCGTCCCTGGCATCCCTATCACTGCTTCCATGTCCGATTAAAAGTATGTCACACTCTTTATCAGGGATACCTACACTCTCCTTCTGCTTTACTTCATTTATACGATCTCTTACTATATCCACAAAAGCTGCATGGTAGTTAAGACATTCTGTTATTGCATATTTGAGTGCCAACTTTGATGCGATCTCTTCGCTCTGCTTTACTGCTACCTTCAACTTCATGCCAGGATATAGAAAGTATGGCATTATAGTAACAAATTCTACACCTTGCTTGACACAGGAATTGATGCCCTCTTCTATGTAAGGTGGTGTGACTTCTAGAAATGCGTAATTCGCGATGTAGTAACCGCCACGTTCTTTCGCAAGCGAACATATAGCATTCAATTCGTCCTTAACATCCTGCTCCTTGCTGCCCCTATCAATCAACAATAGCGCTTTCTTCAATTTTTGCTCACCCTTGCTACGGCAATAGTAAGATTCGGTGGAAATTTTTGTTTTGTAACCAGCAATGTACTATTCTTAGCGCTAAGCATAGACGAAGCCTCTGACACACTTGCAGTTCCTTCGAACTTCTTCACTACATCGGAAGGATTTGGTACCTCAACTTTAGATAATTGGTTTTTATCAAAGTATTCAATGGGTATATTAAATTCTTTAGAAAATTCCTGTAGACCTTGAACGACGGCTTCTCTATTTATCGTTGCAACATTTCTTATACTCTTAAAACTAAGGTTTGCATTTTCCAATGCAGCTCGTATGCCATTCAAGATCTCATCCTTGCTAGTATCCCAATGCAGACCTATACCAACAACCAAACTTTTTGGCCTGTATACTACAGACTTTTGCAATAAATTCCGATATTTGCTGTCAAGGATTCTGTCAGTAATGATCAACGCCGCCTTATATTCATCGCTATTCAACTCGTCTAGAGTATTAACCAAACGCACATTTGAAGGCAATGACCTATCGTTTGGCCACCAGTTGCGCTCACCAGTATCCTGATAAACTCCCACGCTCTGCTCATTAACCATATGTGCACTTACTTTCGTGACAGTAGAGTCATCATCTATTACCCATCCAAATTCTCTACCTAAAAGATCAACGGCAATTGTCTCATTAACATCGGCTGCAGTCGTAATAACAGGTGTAGCGTTTAGGATCGACGCAACAAGTCTTGCCAAGGCATTGGCACCTCCAAGATGCCCCGATAAGGCACTTATCACAAATTGGGCCTTATCATCTATCACAATTACAGCCGGATCGGTCTTCTTATCTTTCATATGAGGTGTAATCAAACGAATAACTGCACCAAGCGAAAAGATGCATATTAATGCTTTGTATGATTTGAATAGTTTGCCCATTGCAACTGCGCTAGGTTCGTTATACCAGTTAACATCATATTTTCCATCGCTAAATTTTTCTGGCACATGAATATCAAATTCAGGCATTCTTGTTTTCAACTTTCTAGCGATCTCTATGCCATGCTTTGTTATTGCAACAACAGCTATCTTCATATCATAGATGCACCGGGCAACTAGAAATATCCTTTTCTACACCTGCTAGTTAGGTCGCAAGACTTTTAACCGGTTCATCTACAGAAACACATGCATGAAGAAAAATAGCAACTTTATGCTAGTAATTATACCTATCATAGCAGTTTCAATTGGTATAGGGGCGTTTGCATTGTCAAATAAGCAAGAACCCATCGATGATAGATCCGAACTTGTATTTGGAGGCCCTCCAATACTAGGCAATCCAAATGCACGTGTGACCCTTCTGGAATGGGGCGATTATCAATGTACGTATTGCTATAGATTCCATGCAAATACGAAGGATAGTTTATTTACGAACTTCATTGGCAATGGCAAGGTTAAGTTTGTCTTTAGAGATTTTACATTGAACGGGCCAGCATCGGTATTGGCTGCAGAAGCATCTTACTGTGCTGGTGATCAAGGAAAGTATTGGGAGTATCATGACGAGTTATACAGCAACTGGGAAGGGGAAAATACCGGCTGGGTAAATATGCATAATTTGAAGAAGTTTGCATCGAATGTGGGTCTTAATATTGAATCTTTCGATAAATGTCTGCAGAGTGGCAAGTACCAGCAAAGAGTTCTTGACAATTATAAATTTGGGCAGAGGATAGGCATCAATGCTACCCCAACATTCTTGATAATCGACAATGAGGGAAATACGCAAGTAATAAAGGGTGCCCAGCCATACAGTGTTTTCGAGCAAGTTCTTGGGCAGAAACTGAACATGTAATGAGAATCTTTAAGGGCAAAAAAGATTAATTAGCCTTAGTATTTTCTAGCACCTGTAATGAAGAAATCTATTGAGAACTTGATAAAGAGAAAGGCTAGTGGAGGACGTAGGCGTGCATACAGGGGGAGGAGAAAGTTTGAGATTGACAGGTATCCTGCGGAGCCAGTACTAGGCAAGCAGGAGATAATTGTAAAAAGAGTGAGGGGGCACAATCTCAAGCCCGTTGTAAAAGTCGCGGAGTTCGCCAATGTAGTAGATCCAGAGTCAAAGAAAGCAACAAGGATGAAGATCTTAGAGGTTACTCATAATCCATCAAACAAGGACTATGAAAGAAGGGGCGTTATGACTAAGGGCGCTGTGATAAAGACCGAGGCGGGTACGGCTAGAGTAGTCTCCAGACCGGGACAGCATGGGACTATTAACGCTGTTCTTGTAAAGTAAGTGGGTTGCATGAAAGATTATGAACACCAGATCATCTGGCTAGATTATTTTAATAAGAATTTGAGCAGGAAAAGGGGAAGGAAGGTCAACAAAGATAGAGCTATTTTTGATCCCAAACTTGATGAGTTGGAACAGGCTGCCAAGTCAGCTGGATACGTTCCAAAGGAGACAAATGCTGAGGTGAATTTTCCAAGAAGAGCTTACGTGAGGTCTGGATACATAGTAGTTGAAAAGAAACATAGCAAGTCAAAAGTTATTAACATTATCGCACAGAAGCTTGAGCAACTAAGGGTAAAGAAATCTGCTAAGCAATCATGAGCATAAGATAAAGAAAGATTGACAGTCAACTATGATAATAAGTTAGAGGGATCGTGATCTACTTGCAGGAGGTTGGGGAGGTCTTGCATGTCGCAAAAAGTGGGAGACTTGTAGTAAAGCTCAGTCAGAAGGTAAATGCCGGTGACATATTTGTGGACGCAAAGGGAAGGAAAATTGCTAAGGTTGTTGAGCTTATAGGCCCAGTAAAAGCACCGTATGCATCTGCCATACCCCTAGGAGATAGAACTAAGAAGTATATTGGAACCAAAGTGTATAGAGGAGGAAAAAGAAGATGAGCGAGTCGTTTTACACCAATAGTTGTCCCGAATGCAGTACAAACTTGATAGAAGATATGAGCAAAGGCGAGTGTTTCTGCCCAAGTTGTGGATACGTCGTTGTGGATCAGATAGAAAGTTTCGGACCGGAATCTATATCATCTGACGTGGAGGATAGAATGAAGAATGCTAGAACTGGCAGTCCTATGAGCTACTCGCTGCATGACCTTGGTCTTAGAACGGAAATTGCTTATTCTTTCAAAGACTTTAGCGGCAAGCCATTGGACTCGGCGGTAGCAGAACAGATGTATGGAGTAAGGAAATGGCATTCTAGGATAAGGGTCTCTTCGCCAAAGGAAAGAAGGTTATCAAACGTGCTATCAAAGATAAACGAAACCTGCGCATCTATGAATCTACCTAAGCTTATAGTAGAAACTGCATCAATGATCTATAGAAACTATGAAAACCAAAATACGGCTAAGGGAAAGTCAGTTTCATGCATGGCTGCAGCTACGGTCTATCTTGCATGCAAAAGGTGTGGAGTGTTAAGAACGCTGGAAGAAATCGTTAGTGCGGCAGCGGGACAGAATGCTTATAGTTCATACCTTAAACTGACTTCCAAGTATTACAGGATGCTCGTAATGGATGTGGGTGACAGTGCGCAACCACAGCTTTCTATAGATCATTATATTTCAAAGCTCGCCAACATGGCAAAGATCGATGTTAAAGTAGTAAGGTTAGCTGTTGAGATGGCGCATGTAACAGAGGATCATATATTGGCTGATGGCAAAGCACCGAATGGTCTTGCAGCCGCTTATCTCTATATAGCTTCTATACTGCTTGGAGTCAATGTGTTGCAGCGTGATGTTTCAAGCCTTTCCAATGTAACCGAGGTTACGATAAGAAACAGATGCAAGGACATACTTACAAACTTCAAAATGCGAGTTACCCTCAAACCACAGGGAACCCTACACAACTAAATTTTTGTTAAGCTTTATATTATATTATTGAAGTTATGCAGTCATATGGTAAAATTAGATATTAAGAATTTGCATGTTAGCATTGATAACAAAGAGATAATTAAAGGGCTTGACTTCAGCACAAACCAAGGAGAGGTCCATGCAATAATGGGCCCTAATGGTTCTGGTAAGAGTACATTAGCATACACTTTGTTGGGACATCCAAAGTATACTGTTACCGAGGGAGATATTCTAATTGATGGCGAAAGTTTGTTAGAAATGTCAACTGATGAACGGGCGAAGAAGGGGCTCTTCTTGGGCTTCCAGTATCCAACGGAAGTGGCGGGCGTAGGTTATAGCAACTTTTTGCGAAGTGCCTATAATAACCTTAGTAAAGCATTCGGCCAGGAAAATAGGGAAGTATTCCTGACAGTCAGAGAATTTCATGATTACATAAAGAAAAACCTAGAATTTGTAGGGCTTGATAGTTCATTTTTAGGAAGATACCTTAATGAAGGATTTTCAGGCGGAGAGAAGAAGCGATCAGAAGTCTTGCAGATGCTCGTTTTGAAGCCCAACTTTGCTATACTTGACGAGCCAGATTCTGGTCTCGATATAGATGCTGTAAAGGCTGTTGCGGGTGCAATAAACCAGCTGGTAAATCCAGAAAGCGGTGTCATCGTTATAACTCATTATGCTAGGATCCTGCGTTACATGAAGAAGCTTGACTATGTGCATGTGATGTCTAAGGGTAGGATCGTCAAGTCGGGAGCAAGGGAACTTGCAGAGATGCTGGAAGAGAAGGGTTACAGCTGGCTCGAGGAATAGAAGAGCTAGATCTGAATCTTGCCATACAACACTTAATGACGTTCAATGCAATACTTTAATTTGCAGATAGACTATTTCCTTATAGTTTTAAATATGGAATGTAATGTCCGCTATGTTAATGTATCGTAATTCAAGAACCTTCCTCAATTTCTCTTTCTTCAAAATAGACCCTAAATGGCGGTGGATGAATGAACAAACAAAACAGGATTCTGCAAAAGAATTCATTTCCATCATTAATTCTGACAAGAATGTGCAATGTAGATCCTACTCTACACTGGGACTCAGAGAGGATGCGGATTTTCTACTTTGGATGATTGCTGATGAACTGGACAAGACGCAGAATCTGATATCACAATTATATAACACTGTCCTAGGAAAATACATAACTCCTAGTTACAACTACCTATCTGTTACGAGGCCTTCAGCATATGCTCCTGCATCTATGCCTGCCTTTATGAAGGGAGAGAAGCCTCTCCGGTATGTAATTGTATATCCGTTCATAAAGAGCAGGGATTGGTATCTTCTTCCATTTGAGGAGCGTAAGAAGATGATGGAAGAACATGCAATGATTGGGAAGAAATTCCCTCAGGTGAAATTGAACACTACATACTCCTTTGGTCTTGATGACCAAGATTTCATGCTCGCGTTTGAGACGGACGATCTTACAGCATTTCAGGATCTTATAATGCAGTTAAGAGAAACACAAGTAAGTAAATATGTGGTGAAGGACACACCAATGTTAGTATGTGTGTGCAAGGAATTGGAGGAATTGATAAGGAGTCTGGGCTGATATGCAGACATTAAGAGAGTGGAGAGCCTTGAAGGAGTGGGCTGTAGTTGTGAAGGCACTGGAGGATGGTGAGCAATGCATATTATTTAGGAAAGGAGGTGTGCTAGATCCAACATTCGCAGTTGAGAGCACTGAGTTTCTATTGTTCCCAACGTTTGAACATCAGACCAAAGAATACCTCAAGGATTATTACAAGGACAAGTTTGATGAATTATTTAGTAAAAAGGATGCTAATAAGGTTGCAGTATCATCGGCAGCTAAAGTTGTGTCAACTTACGAAATAAGCGATAAGATGAAGCTATATAAATTAAGCAAATATCATGTTTACAACGATGATTTCATAGATTATAGGATGCAGTGGAATAAGGACAAACCAATGAACGTCATTTTTATTCGCACTTTTAGATTGAACGAACCCCTTATACTTGACATCTTGCCAGAATACTCTGGATGCAGGTCGTGGATCAAGGTTAGCACGAATGCAACTTTGGGTAAACCCGTTATGAATGATAAAGAATTTAATGAAATTAAACAGGAGATCGAGGCGTTGGTAGTATGAAATATAGAAAGTTGGGCAAAAGTGGAATCAAGGTATCAGAGATAGGTTTTGGGGCATGGGTAATTGGACTAGATTGGTGGGGAAAGAAGATCGATGATCAAGAAGCTCTGAAGATGTTGATGAAGGCATACGATCTCGGTATTACGTTTTACGACACCGCTGATATATATGGTAGAGGTAAGAGCGAGAAACTGCTTGCTCTAGCTTTTAAGGGAATGCGAAATGAGGTGGTACTATCAACGAAATTTGGATATGACATTTACAGTGATATTAGGCAGATAGGACATGACGAATTGCCGCAGAGATTTGAGGAGAAATTTATTAGGTTTGCGTTGGATCACAGCCTTCAAAGGTTAGAGACGGAGTATGTTGATCTCTATAGCATGCATAATCCTAAGATGGATGCCATCCAAGATGACGATGTTTTCCGATTGCTTAACGAATTGGTCAGTGAAGGAAAAATAAGGCATTATGGTGTTGCATTAGGCCCTGCAATTGGGTGGCAGAATGAAGGTATACTCGCTATGGAAAACAGGAATGTGACCGCTATACAAACGGTTTACAATATACTTGAGCAGGAGCCAGCAAAGGGTTTCTTCGCCGTGGCAGATGAAAATGATGTGGGCATACTTGTGAGGGTGCCAGATGCATCTGGCGTACTTACAGGTAAGGTGAATGCAAGTACGGTTTTGAATAACAATGATCATAGAAGCTTTAGAAAACGGGATTGGATAATTGAAGCGCTGAAGAAGGTCGATAACCTTAAACCATTTGCAGAATCCAAGGGGTGGAGTATAAAGGAACTTGCAGTCAAGTTCATACTATCTGAAAAGACGATCTCGTCTGTACTACCTACGGCTACTAGTATAGAAGAGGTAGAGACCTTTGCCAGTGTATCGGATGGCAAGTATCTAGATGCAAAAGAGTATGAGTATATAAAAGAACTGTATGATAAGAACTTTTACGTGCAGGTATCCACCTAATTGCGTACGTTTATCTGCTCATAGTTTTCTTCAAAATACTTTACACGTTCCTTCTTGAATTCCCTTAAACTGAAGAGGATTCTGTAATCATTAATGCCTATATGCTTGGACATCTCTTTGCCAATTTTTTCACATGCTTCCTTAGTTCTTGCATGAACCATGCTGAAGAGATTGTATGGCCAGTCTTTGTAAACCGGTCTTTGGTAGCAATGGCTTACTTGAGGAAACTCTGCCAGTTTCATACCAACTTCGTCGATCCTTTCTTCAGGAACATTCCAGACTATCATTCCATTTGCTACGAAACCAGCATCTCTATGCCTAAGTATAGCTGCAAACCTCCTCATTACTCCGATCCTTTCATATTCTTTAGCTTTCTCAAATAACTGATCAGTAGTAATTCCTAACCGTTTGGCTGGTTCGTTAAACGGCTTGGCAACTATTTCAATATCCTTCTGCAGTTCCCTTATGAACTCCTTGTCACGTTCTGTGGGCTTGAAAGTAACTCTCTCAACATGTTTTGGTCTGTCAGTTGGTTTGAGATCTTCTGGATCATCGTTTATCATGTCCAACCTTACTCCTATCTTGAAAAGTTTCAATGTGGGCAATATTCTATACTTTAAAACACCTTCGAGTTTAGAAAAAGTTGCA includes the following:
- a CDS encoding CbiX/SirB N-terminal domain-containing protein, with the protein product MKKALLLIDRGSKEQDVKDELNAICSLAKERGGYYIANYAFLEVTPPYIEEGINSCVKQGVEFVTIMPYFLYPGMKLKVAVKQSEEIASKLALKYAITECLNYHAAFVDIVRDRINEVKQKESVGIPDKECDILLIGHGSSDRDARDAFIYIANSIRQIYRNVSFCFLELDKPNIEEGIKQALANNPQTLVLVPYFLHKGAHVKHDVKEEVEKAIKNSSHSRVYMARHLGVDEKIVDVVLERAKEVESKFGV
- a CDS encoding Gar1/Naf1 family protein, which translates into the protein MQEVGEVLHVAKSGRLVVKLSQKVNAGDIFVDAKGRKIAKVVELIGPVKAPYASAIPLGDRTKKYIGTKVYRGGKRR
- a CDS encoding aldo/keto reductase; its protein translation is MKYRKLGKSGIKVSEIGFGAWVIGLDWWGKKIDDQEALKMLMKAYDLGITFYDTADIYGRGKSEKLLALAFKGMRNEVVLSTKFGYDIYSDIRQIGHDELPQRFEEKFIRFALDHSLQRLETEYVDLYSMHNPKMDAIQDDDVFRLLNELVSEGKIRHYGVALGPAIGWQNEGILAMENRNVTAIQTVYNILEQEPAKGFFAVADENDVGILVRVPDASGVLTGKVNASTVLNNNDHRSFRKRDWIIEALKKVDNLKPFAESKGWSIKELAVKFILSEKTISSVLPTATSIEEVETFASVSDGKYLDAKEYEYIKELYDKNFYVQVST
- a CDS encoding DUF1802 family protein, yielding MQTLREWRALKEWAVVVKALEDGEQCILFRKGGVLDPTFAVESTEFLLFPTFEHQTKEYLKDYYKDKFDELFSKKDANKVAVSSAAKVVSTYEISDKMKLYKLSKYHVYNDDFIDYRMQWNKDKPMNVIFIRTFRLNEPLILDILPEYSGCRSWIKVSTNATLGKPVMNDKEFNEIKQEIEALVV
- a CDS encoding transcription factor IIB; translated protein: MSESFYTNSCPECSTNLIEDMSKGECFCPSCGYVVVDQIESFGPESISSDVEDRMKNARTGSPMSYSLHDLGLRTEIAYSFKDFSGKPLDSAVAEQMYGVRKWHSRIRVSSPKERRLSNVLSKINETCASMNLPKLIVETASMIYRNYENQNTAKGKSVSCMAAATVYLACKRCGVLRTLEEIVSAAAGQNAYSSYLKLTSKYYRMLVMDVGDSAQPQLSIDHYISKLANMAKIDVKVVRLAVEMAHVTEDHILADGKAPNGLAAAYLYIASILLGVNVLQRDVSSLSNVTEVTIRNRCKDILTNFKMRVTLKPQGTLHN
- a CDS encoding 30S ribosomal protein S8e, which gives rise to MKKSIENLIKRKASGGRRRAYRGRRKFEIDRYPAEPVLGKQEIIVKRVRGHNLKPVVKVAEFANVVDPESKKATRMKILEVTHNPSNKDYERRGVMTKGAVIKTEAGTARVVSRPGQHGTINAVLVK
- a CDS encoding precorrin-8X methylmutase, translated to MASERALDIEKKSMEIIENEIGKHHYEELQWIIVRRVIHATADFDFTKENRIIFHRDAISSGLEAIRNKCAIVGDSDIVLAGLNKKNLQEHGIKTICYISDPDIACEAKRLNKTRAEVSMRKAIDYINNGIVAIGNAPTALYEVIKMVREDAVKPALIIGIPVGFVSSVESKRELLKANVPYITNKGRKGGSTVAASIINALFNIYKEKIN
- the sufC gene encoding Fe-S cluster assembly ATPase SufC, translating into MVKLDIKNLHVSIDNKEIIKGLDFSTNQGEVHAIMGPNGSGKSTLAYTLLGHPKYTVTEGDILIDGESLLEMSTDERAKKGLFLGFQYPTEVAGVGYSNFLRSAYNNLSKAFGQENREVFLTVREFHDYIKKNLEFVGLDSSFLGRYLNEGFSGGEKKRSEVLQMLVLKPNFAILDEPDSGLDIDAVKAVAGAINQLVNPESGVIVITHYARILRYMKKLDYVHVMSKGRIVKSGARELAEMLEEKGYSWLEE
- a CDS encoding thioredoxin domain-containing protein, which translates into the protein MKKNSNFMLVIIPIIAVSIGIGAFALSNKQEPIDDRSELVFGGPPILGNPNARVTLLEWGDYQCTYCYRFHANTKDSLFTNFIGNGKVKFVFRDFTLNGPASVLAAEASYCAGDQGKYWEYHDELYSNWEGENTGWVNMHNLKKFASNVGLNIESFDKCLQSGKYQQRVLDNYKFGQRIGINATPTFLIIDNEGNTQVIKGAQPYSVFEQVLGQKLNM
- a CDS encoding signal recognition particle subunit SRP19/SEC65 family protein — protein: MKDYEHQIIWLDYFNKNLSRKRGRKVNKDRAIFDPKLDELEQAAKSAGYVPKETNAEVNFPRRAYVRSGYIVVEKKHSKSKVINIIAQKLEQLRVKKSAKQS
- a CDS encoding cobalamin biosynthesis protein; this encodes MKIAVVAITKHGIEIARKLKTRMPEFDIHVPEKFSDGKYDVNWYNEPSAVAMGKLFKSYKALICIFSLGAVIRLITPHMKDKKTDPAVIVIDDKAQFVISALSGHLGGANALARLVASILNATPVITTAADVNETIAVDLLGREFGWVIDDDSTVTKVSAHMVNEQSVGVYQDTGERNWWPNDRSLPSNVRLVNTLDELNSDEYKAALIITDRILDSKYRNLLQKSVVYRPKSLVVGIGLHWDTSKDEILNGIRAALENANLSFKSIRNVATINREAVVQGLQEFSKEFNIPIEYFDKNQLSKVEVPNPSDVVKKFEGTASVSEASSMLSAKNSTLLVTKQKFPPNLTIAVARVSKN
- a CDS encoding chlorite dismutase family protein; this translates as MYRNSRTFLNFSFFKIDPKWRWMNEQTKQDSAKEFISIINSDKNVQCRSYSTLGLREDADFLLWMIADELDKTQNLISQLYNTVLGKYITPSYNYLSVTRPSAYAPASMPAFMKGEKPLRYVIVYPFIKSRDWYLLPFEERKKMMEEHAMIGKKFPQVKLNTTYSFGLDDQDFMLAFETDDLTAFQDLIMQLRETQVSKYVVKDTPMLVCVCKELEELIRSLG
- a CDS encoding Lrp/AsnC family transcriptional regulator — translated: MTRLDTTDKAVLNLIQWDFPLTQRPFAEIGRSLSISEEEAMQRIKTIKEIGIIRQINAIFDTRRLGYKSALVAMSIRPEKLEQVASVINGHPGVSHNYERDHEYNLWFTIAVPPDGNIQNDLATFSKLEGVLKYRILPTLKLFKIGVRLDMINDDPEDLKPTDRPKHVERVTFKPTERDKEFIRELQKDIEIVAKPFNEPAKRLGITTDQLFEKAKEYERIGVMRRFAAILRHRDAGFVANGMIVWNVPEERIDEVGMKLAEFPQVSHCYQRPVYKDWPYNLFSMVHARTKEACEKIGKEMSKHIGINDYRILFSLREFKKERVKYFEENYEQINVRN